The Helicoverpa armigera isolate CAAS_96S chromosome 5, ASM3070526v1, whole genome shotgun sequence sequence TCCATTATACATTTGCATCCTTATCTACTGGCTTATGAACTGCCTCATATTTCCAGGACTTGACAATTATTTCAGGAAACATTCGACATGGCGTTCGAAGTGGGAGCTTCTTTGAACATTCGCAACGTTTTGAACCTTACGCCTCTTACATTAGCGGCGAAGTTGGCTCGCACAGAGATGTTCTTCCACATCCTGAACATTGAGCGGGAGATCTATTGGCAGATAGGGGCTACCACATGTGCAGCATATCCTCTGGGACAGGTCGATACTATTGATACAGAAACTGGGTGCATTTGCAAGGATTCTGCATTGAACCTGGTCGTGTTTGGGGTAAGTAAGAGAAGATTCCAGTTTGAAAATATACTAAAAGTAAATATAGTAATAAACATTTTCGTCCAGTATCAACCCTTTGGCAAAATTTTTCATCAGCTATATTTACTTCCCAGTTTATAAACGTTGACAGGTTGGTTGGTTGGCAAATGTTTTGGCTTCATAAATAACTTGTTTCCAAAAATTTGCAGGAGAAAGACGAACACTTAGGCCTCTTGGAAGGTATGTTGATTGACCTCCTGAAAACCAAATGGAACACTTTCGTGAAGTTCCGCTTTTACCGTCAGTTCATCCTCTTCTCGTGTTATTTCCTGATCTCTCTGGTTTGCTTTACGCTGAGGCCGGGACCTCCGGACAGGGCACTCAATGCTACTGCATTGAACGCCACTGTCGGTCCTCTTAATGATACGGATCTTGTCATAGAAGTTGGTAAGTTGCTCTCATTTTGAAATCTGTTGTTTAATAAATgtcgtttatttgtttatgttttagtaCTTTTGATTATTTCTAGTCTTATTACCTTGCTTTTGCTCGATTGACTTATGCTTATCACGGTCTTCGTGAGATATAATCCCATACATTACGTAATAAACACCATAATCTTTTCCATCTTTTCGAAAAAACCACATCATTTGACAAAGCCTTATTTTATTGCTGTAATAAATGGTTGGGCCTTTGACCTCCAAAACcacaaaacacaataattttCTTGTCACTTTCACCTTTCGATAGGCTTTATTATGTGATGAAGGTAGCTTCTAGCTTATCTTTGTATTAAGATGACACGTTCTCActgaatttattaatatcagATTAAGGAATTTACTAACTTATCCACATAGAAATATTTGGTATCACCCCAACTTagtctttttatatttattccttATTAAACATGTATTTACAATACTTAGCATAACATCTCGTTACTCAATGCTGGGGCTACAAAATTaacaaaggtaggtaggtatgtattaataaatttttaCCTTTGAACTACACACATTTTATTTGACCTAATTGGTAGACTACATCACCTGGCTCGGGAATGTCCGATTGTGTCCAGCGAATCATGGGTGTCAGCTGTGTATCGATCATCATTTTTGGACAGGTAaccaacatttttggatctatTCATCACTGTGGTGTATTTCTTCATAGAGTTTTGTTTTACCTAAATCTATCTTTGTTAATTGTGGCCTCGGTATCCTTCCTTCCTTCCTCCTACTATATTACTATTCAAGTGCTATCAATTAATCTATAATCcgttataatataatttctaataacCAACCATATTTGTATTGTAGAGAACTGTACTCTACCGCTAAATGGCTCGGATTTTGATCCTGGGGCCGTGGAGATAATTAATGGAAGTAAGCCCGATGGACCTCAGTGTGCTCGCTTCAAAAGCCACTCTAAAGACAAGGATAAAGACAAACGTAAGCAACTAAgcattctttatatattttttaattaaaaccctGATATTATGTGAAAGCTTCTGTGGTAGTATCAAACGTTCCAATTTTTGAGATGAACCTAAGCTTCTTCTACTAACACTATTTTCAGGGCCAAGAGAATCAGATATGGAAGGCTGGTGGGAAGATCTCACTGAAGACTGTAGGTTGATGAACTTCGATACTTGGCAAGCAAAAGTAAGTTGTTTTTGGTACTGCTTTTAAGTTCATATTACACTGGCTGTTTATAAAACCTTCTTGATCATTGATCAGGTGAGAATAACAGCAGAGTTACTGCTATGGGTTGGTGCACTGGCGTATGTAGGAGCTGCCTTAAGAGAAGCCCGGTTTCTGGGTATCAAAATGTTTATCGAAAACTTAAGCACTGTTCCGTCACGGTAAGCAACCTTCATCAGTATATGCAATAATTATACAATACAATCACACTACTACATTTTAAACCCTAAAGCATGTTTAACTATTCTTCAGCCAACAGCGGCTCTgtcgttttaatttatttaaagataaagatCAGTCGACAATGTTTCCAGTGTGATGTTCCTCTTATCCTGTATCCTGATGCTGGTACTGCCAACGCTTCGTCTGTGGTGCGCGGAAGAGGAGGAAGACCATCTGGCAGTCATCATCATGCTCACCACTGCACCTTACTTCTTGTTCTTTTGCAGGTAATATTAAGGTTCACAATTTACATATTGCAGGTTCTTTATCCTAAGCCGAGGGAGGTAACGATTTGCAAAAGGCTGTAGGCTGAAGCTGGATGTGTCATGTTTAAGACCGGGTCTCGTGAGCTATGcagggttacttgtaagtagaccgcatcctttcatgaggtgatagtataggtcaatacggacaaagaCCATGgcatacactgggcaaaagttaacccgtttcaagataatttaaaaaaaaaaaaaaaataatttccaaagTATTAAATAGGCTGATCTTTCAatgaacttattttaattaattccaatttagttaggtatttttaaattcatattattttctatagaGGCTTCAAGACCGTGGGGCCATTCGTGGTGATGATCTACAGAATGGTGATGGGTGATCTACTGCGGTTCGTCtgcatttatttagttttcgtCATGGGCTTCTCACAAGGTAGGTATGAAGGTCAAGCAAGTTGTTTAAGAAATTAGCTCTTGTTACTGGTGTGGTAACAgaaatacttattaataaattaccaaGATACAACAGTTGTAGCACAAAGAAGAAGATGAAATCAAGGCCTAAAGATCTCAAGTACATCATTTTCATAGCTTAAGTTGCTTTAAGGATCTCAACCGAGAATGATAGCTCACAGGATTTTATTGTCAGTAGGTATAACCAGATTATTACATATCAATTCCTTTGCAGCATACTACATAATATTCTTGTCGTTCGACAATCCAAATACCCCCGAAGGCGTGGACGACTCAGTGTCGAACCCCATGCCATCTCCCATGGAGAGCATCATGGCGATGTTCCTGATGTCACTCACTTCTTTCTCCGACTACTACGGCGCCTTCGACCGAACTGATCATGAGATCGAGGCTAAGGTACATAATGTAGTAGGAAGATGGTATACACAACAACAGTCTCctcactgtttttttttaaattttgtaatcCTAATATTTTACTTCCTGGGATCTCGGCTAATAATTTCCAAACTACCAACTTTATAACATCCTTTAGATCcgagacataaaataaaataatcggaTATGTCGGGGTAGCTTTTATTTTTGCTCGACTGGAATTgcgtaaaaattaattattgatcGTTCTTGAAACTGACCACCAATGTCACGGttctaaatacttaaatattgaaGAGACATTACCTTGTTACCATAATAGCATTGAAATCTTTCGAAATCTCGCGCGTAGCAAACAGAAACTGTAATCATCCTTGATCCCTTTCCTTATATTCATTAGAATCTGTATTTTTACCAATATTCCTACGCAATGTATAATTTTCACACGTTACGTCATGTCAAAGTGCCAtggtaaatgtaaataaactctGCTTGTACTACCGAATAGTAGCTACAAGGTACATTGTGTGAAGTTTACTCAAACTGGTGGCAGTTTTGCAATTTTTACCACTGTTGATCATATTCCATCATCCATCCATGATCATAGTCATGTTGACTGGGATGTTCTAACTAAATCTCAATAAAGTCTGTAACTTTGTTATAACAAAGAGTTAAGCCTAAGTTCAATGTATTTTTCCGTTAGGAAATTAATATTCCATAAATGTCTCATTAACATGCAAGGCAATGTTTCTCAATCAAAATCCGATGATCATTTATTTTCTGTCAGCATTTTTGCTTCTTTGGTTAAAGTTCAACGTGGTGATCTATTTGAACTGCTTGCCTATGTAAATGATTGGTTGCATGAATACATTTGTTGTTTGCCTACGGTTGCAGAAATGAGTACCTAGTTTTGGCTTTCATAGAATAGGATTGATATCTGCGGAAGTGTTACTGTCGtctaattaataaacaatattatcatGAGCTGCTAATCTGCTCCATCCGGCTGATACATCGAGGTTACACTCCTGACATTAGTCACAATCAGTTGATGTGACTGTATCCCATAATGTGTGTCAATTAAAGGTTAAGCGCGCCGCCCCGTAGTCCATCACTCTTTAGGTCGTCTTCCACAGTACGTTTCTGAGTCAGCATTATTTAGTTAAAACTTTCAACGAATATTAATGAGCCAAAACTAGGCTATCTGTCACGAAGTTAGGAAATCTGTATGCATAAAGATTGTTTAGGTCGCAGGCTAGCTAGGCCTAGCTCATTTCAATTTCGAATAAGTTAATACTAATGTGCTTTTTATGCCAGATGGACGAAACCAAAAATCGAATATTCCTTTCCGCATCACTTTATAGCTACAAGAGCAATCTTGATAACATCAAGAGTGTTAGAATTGATACATTTTTAACAGAACCTGTTTCGTCTATTATAAATTCTGTGTTAACAAATCGGATATTCGATGCAATTAAGAGGTTTTATGTTACCTTAAACATGGAATAATCAAACCAGTTGTGACGAGTAAAGGTTGCGACACTTGCAGCTTCTGTTCGTGGTATACATGATAATCGTGGCTATACTGCTGGTGAACATGTTGATCGCCATGATGGGGAACACGTACCAGAAGATAGCGGAGACGAGGAATGAGTGGCAGCGTCAGTGGGCCAGGATTGTGCTGGTGGTGGAAAGAGGGGTGCCACCGGCGCAAAGGCTTAAGAACCTATTGGCTTACAGCCAGCCGATGGCTAATGGGAAGAGAGCACTGGTACTAAGGATTAATCAGAAGGTAATTCATGTAACTGTTAAGGAATAAATTCTAGCTGAGAGGATCCTGCTCCTACGTGTACATATATCTGTAAAATTAGAATATCCTAATTCTATTCTAATAAGATTCTAGAGCAATAAATAATGATCTTAACTGACCTGAGGCCCTACCTACCTACCCTGCCCTGTTATGTTATAATAGGTATCTCTCAACACGTCTGGAGAATAAACAGAAATGGTTTTCGAAATATAAAATGGGCCTTGAACATCAGGGGATAATGAAAGGTCAAAGGTTAAATGCTAACCGGTATGACATTTATGATCCGATGCAGctgttaataataaaactgtGCATCATATGATAAAGTAATGGACGCTAATTGTATTTATAGTAATGTACAATATATTTGATTTACAACTttcgttcaaaaatatttttattagcatgCCATTTACTTGAAGAATGTTATATCAGTCTTATGTAGCTTTTATGCTAACTCTTCATTATcacgtttaatattaataagacaGTCTGTCCATAAAGTAGATAGTTTTACCATTACCTATGCATTTAACAATTAGAAGGAAACTATTTACCATAAGTCCTCTTCTTGGatcattttgttaaaattccTTACGTTGTTTTTCCAAAGGATGAAGATAAAGAAGAGATGAAGGAGATCTTAGAAATGAAGCGCACTCACGAGCGTATTGTGGCGAAGAGAAAACAACGCGAGGCGCAAATGGCAGCCGGCAAGGGACACCTTATGCCGCCGACTCCAGCCAGGGACTATCCACTCACTAAATAAGGAATAATGCAAATACCAGAAAAATATTAACTGCTGCATAATAGggtttaataaagtaaataaacgcttatttatttatttatcgcaAAAGATCGTCTTTAATTTTTTCTCCTTCTAGTCTACTTTTGGCAGTCGGCAAACTGttgagagatttttttttaagataagcCCCTTCGGATGATGAATGTAAGTATTACTTAAGTGTGATTTTTATTGCCATAGCGGCTGGCCAGGCAGCATTAGCAGACCACTTAAGGAAAACCCAAGTTTATTAAATAAGCGATAATTTCTCTTTGTACGGATGTTGTACACAGTGTTAGTTTAGTGTGGTCTGTTCGACTAAAATAATTGCCAgccagttttaaaaataaattgaagaaattAGACAGTGCCTTAGCAACTActcacatgaaaaaaatatcttgtacTTACAAGCAATTTTATTGATCGTAAAAAGCGTGCGCGCCTACTTAGCGTGTCATTTGTCTGTGACATATCCAACTGCAGATCAATCTATTTATTAAGATGGACAGCAGACTTAAAGCATAAATATTCCACATTAAACTTGTCGGCATAATATAACACACTTCTTTAATAAATCTATtaattgcataatattttgacggtgatttattataattgattgCACGCCACCTGGCTTAAGGATTATGAATACATTAAGTTAGTCTGCCTTAACCTCGGGGCATTTCACTTTTACAAGAAATTAATAGACAAAACTTGTAGGTCGACTTTTTTGCAACAAATCTTCAAGAGGCTTAAAATATGCGTAATAAATTACGTAATTGAAATTAGGATTAGACGCTTGCATTCAAATCAATTTGACCTTTGTTATCATAATGTGACACTTTGATACCTACGCGGAAAAACTGACCGTCCAGTTTCTAACCATAACTTAACCGGTCTTAACGCAACTTTAGTCATTTGAAATCTATTACCTAAAAGAGATAGCGAGGCTTTTAAAAGATCAACGTTTACAAACAGATTAACTAAAGAGCAAATATTAACTTGAACTCAATCTGTTATCGTTAGCCGCAGCCTCTAAATCTCAGCACATTTCTAATGTCCCTGTATTAAGAAAATTCACAGTCAATGTATTGAAAACGttaaattaacaacaatttgTATTCTTATACGAATGCAAATGGAGTGGGGGCGTAGATTAATGGTCGGatagaaaagtttattttcattgataaaaatattaaatatactttCGCGCGTTTTAAATGTCATCTTGCGGATGATATTATCTAATAACAAGATGTACCTTTTGTGGGGATGTACGAAATTGTTAGATAAAACAGAGGTGCGAAGTGACGGACTGACTTTTCTCTCTTACCTCATTGTTTGAGCACGGAACTTCTAAATGGGCCGCAGCGTGACTACTGCCGTTAGTCAAATATTATGAGATGCTATAATATTCggtattaggtacttatctCAATTTTGTTTAACTCTCATACTTGCAAACCACTTAAACCAAGTTTAGGCAAATTATGGATTTGGGAAAATCTACTCATCGTGTCATCGAAATATTGTCTAGGGGCAAACAAGGGTGTTTGTTCAGTGTTGAATAAACAAAGCATATGTAAGGAAGGATTGCAAGAGAATGTTTCTAGGAATCTATCTAACTGTCCTAAACTATTTATGTAAACGTTGCACATTTGCCTCTCTTCTCGTCTGAAATCCTAGTACGCAGATCGTCTTTCTCAAAGAACATACATGATCTACCTTAACGTACTGTCTATTATGACTTTCATATTATATGGCGACGCTTTTACTTACGTAATGGATTACAATGAAatcgtgtttattttaaaactatttttaaagtCCTGAAAACGCAGCAATAAACATACTTACAGATGCAATTAAATATGATCATTAGTGGACATGGCGGTAGCATCATAGCATTATTTGCTTCTCACATTACGGTCAAACTTGTGTCAACCTTCAAAACTTCGATATTTCCATTGTTTACCTTTGAAAAAGTTGCATTATTGTACACGCGAGTGAGCTAACTTTGTTTGATTTCTTTCTTCATAACTTCTGTCCATTGACAAACGCGTAGTGGAACATCAAATGAAGGTCAATGCTACCTCTATACTTGTTTGGCCGCGTAATTGGAGAATCTACGATAAGTATTTCGAGATTTATAATCTGGGTGCGGCTCGATTCATTGATGCACACTAGATGTCTACTATTGAATATGTGTACGTACTAAATGCTTGAATGAACGCAATACTTGTTGATTTAAAAAGGTCTATTGATATGACTAATGAGAAGCCATTGTGGCGTTACTAATTGAGAAGCTGCCATCCTTAGGCGATGCTGAGCGCCATTTTCTAATTAGCCATTACGTATTTGGTAATTAGGCAAGCGTATGTCATACTGAAATAGTTTATACAATACTTATGTTACGCCTACGTTTCTGTGCTAAGCAGTCTTAGGCAGACCTTTGacatatgaatttattatacgTATAGTTACAAGAAGGAAAATTACGACGTCTTCATTGTATGCCGTTTGGCGAGGGTCCAGCTAGATAAACTGACGTGACCATACGTAAGTTGGACTTAAATaggaatttaaattaatgttgacGTTGCCTGCTATCTGTAATTTATTCCAGACAAGATTAGTACTGCGGGTTGTttcattctatatttttttccaagaaAATCTTGAAGAAAGTTTCGGGAAAAACTAATTTCATTAGTTGTAGCAGTAgcagagatttttcaaaatatggtTCTAGTAACATAACACATTTAAGctactaagtactttctttatttttctttgttatttattaaatatttctgttCGATTTATTCTCACATGATTGCATGCAAGTCCCTTGAACTATGATAGATATTATGACATTTCTAAAGGAACAACGCGATGAATGGTCTCTTGATGAGCCTATTGTCAAAAAATCGGCACACTTATCATGCTAGACGACCATGAATTTATTAATGATAGCCACTTTTCAATTAACTGTGCAATTGTTGGTCTGTTACTCTAGGTCAGTGATGagaaaaaatcaattaaatagaTTGGTGGGAAAAATATTGTCGTAACTTAGTTTGCCATATTTTTTAAGGCGTTTTTATGCATGCAAATCTTAAATCGAATCTAGTTTAAATCGATAATGATGGTGATTTCTATCTTAACACTGACCTAGATTAAGGAAGTAGAATAAAATGTGGTTACAGATATTGCTAGGAAATTTCAGAAGACTGATAATGAAAAACGAGGCATTCTGAGGTGTAAGACAGTCGTATGAAAGTCAGctttaaaatagtaaataaagaCTGCTTTGTTGGTGCCGACTAATAGATGATTGTTAAATATATAACCAGAAACATCCTACGTCAGCAGGAATATCAACAAAACCTGTACTCTTGAAACTTATTCAGCGCTGTTTACTATACActaataaattgtattctagGTACTGTTGCTGTATATTTAAGAACATAGCATAACTAAACCCAACCAAATATAAGGGAGGTCTTAATCGAATTATTGTttgctttgataaaaaaaataaatagaaccgggtcaatgaatttaatttatgagtTATTTTTACGTAATTCTACGTTAAGATTGCCGATAGCTACGTTcacgtttttaattaaagttttcaccGTCGTATAATgtggaaaacaataaaatgtccGCGTAATGTATAGGAGCGAATATTTTGCTGCCAATATTAAATGCGTTCATTTCGAAATCATAAACGCACAATAGATACTGTTTTATGTGTAAAGATCAGTGACGCTCCCCAATTTTGGGCGAAGTGGAGGCGAGTATAAAACCATAAGCCACTCATACGCATCACTACACAGCCGCACGCACCGGCCAACCATGAGGAGAGCGGTGAGTTGACGCGCGGCACACACCCAGTGAAATTGTGTACCTACGCTTTGCATATTTGACTTAATTCGTTAATACCGACGCCGTGGATTTctacttaaattaatatttgtttttccaGTTAGTGATACTGTCGTTGGTGGCGGCCATAGCGGGCGAGGCGCCCTACCACCTGCCGCGGCCGGGACTCAATGCGCCTGTGTTCAACTACCCGTCGGCGCCCGCGCCCGCACCGCAGTACCAACCTCAGCCGCAGTTCCGGCCACAGCCACAGTACCAGCCACAGATCCAGCCTCAACCACAGTTCCAGCCGCAGCCACAGTTCCAGCCTCAACCGCAGTTCAATCCTAACAGCGGCTACAACTACCCCGCGCCATCCCAGCAGTACATCCAACCCTCGCACCACCACCACTCTCAGCCCGCTCCACCACCCCTAGCTCACCACCACCatcaccaccaccaccaccagcCAGCTCCCGTGTACATTCCGTCACCTGCTCCTCAACCTCTACCGGTTGCTCAACCTTTACCTGCTCCACTGCCAGTGCTCCAGCCGCAACCAATTTACCAGCAACCTAGTGGATCTTACGGAGTACCTATCGCTCGGGCACCAGTTCAAGCCGCGCCCTCGTTCCCCGTATTTGCACCCCAACCGGCTCCACGACCACAGCCTTTCCCTCAATCTCAAGTGAACTCCATAAGCCAAGTTTACCAGCCCATCTCATACCAACAGCAGCAACAACCTCAACAATACTCGCAGCAGCATGGATACAATTACCAGCAGCCCCAAGTGGTGTACCAGCCACAAGCCCAGGCATTGCCATCTCAACAACTGATTGAGCACTCTTCTGCGCCCGTATTATCCAGCTACCAAGCTGACTCCAACCAGTACAATATTGCACAGGAGCAGCCACATAGAGACGCGCTGGACTCGCTCGTTGTCGGCCGCGTGCAAAACATCATCAAGGAAGATGAACACAGTGTCGCTCGTAATGCTGGATACCAATCTTTGGTGTCAGGCGTGTCCTTGGAGCAGGCCAAGCCCAGCGTGGAGATAACCTCTTTTGTTCAAACATCACCCTTGGTAACAAGCTCCGGACCCAGTACGTCAGTATCATCTTCATCGAGCTCATCGGTGGCGTCTTCGCCAGCGGTAATCCCTTCTACCGACTACGGAGTACCAACTGGCCCAGCTGTAATCAGCTCCCAGTCGGCTGAGTCAGCACCTAGCTTTAACTTCTTGCCACAAAACAAACCAGCTATTTCTTACGGCCCGCCTAACTGATTTAGGTAACGactagatattattattgtacaaaatattttgtaaatagaagactttattagtatctttttgtaaataaaatataaagtaaatattatattatctttattgtttgttttatttttatatggttaAAAGAACAGTAATATTTTATGACTTGACAAAAATGGtacaatacatttgtaaattTATCTTAAAAGCATTCGTTGTTCGCTCTGTCTGCacaaagtattttcaaaaacaGCGGAGGTGGACAGGGCCCACATTTTTCCTAAAAAGTGGTACACGTGTTAGTATATTGATTATGTAAGATGGGTCGCCGATACTGCGTCACAAGTGATAACGACTTACGAAGCATATGGCATGGTCGGATGTTTGCACGGCGTCGCTCGCGAGGGAGCGCGTCACCATACTCACTATCGCTACGTCTTTTACTGCGCATTCGCAAGAATCCTCATTTACAGCAACAGTAGAGTAGGATTGGCGTCGTATAGGTTTTGGACCAAACACTTGGCTAACTTCTTTAACATCCTAGAACAGTTAATCTTAATGAAGGCGAATATGCTGTGTAAATAGGGCTATTCGATGAAGGCGTGATTTGACGCTGTATGACACAGTTTTGGAACGTTATGTCATAAAGAtgcttatttacatttaaattaggAGGTGTGTCTTACCCCGATGGGAGCACAAATATTGCGACATGCACACGGGTTAGGCGGGCACGGGGACGGAGCTTCAACTGTTTCCTGTGGACATTGACACGACACGGTAGATCGTTTTGATTTCTTTGGTTTCTTGGACCGATTACCATGCCCTGAAGCACCTTTTTTCGAAGCAATTGAAGTTTTTGAAGATTTCTTGCCCAGTTGCTGAAACATATAACAATATGATTTGCATTATAATATTCCATTACGTTTAAGATTCACCTCTTTTTGGTAGTTACCTTAACCGGCAATGGTGGGCATCCAGTATCCTTGGTGCAGAAGCATGGTGCAAACATGTCAGTACAGCTTGAAGGTTCACGTATAATAGGTTCGTACTGAGTTTCCACAGTAACTGGAATAACCTTCTCTTCAGGACATTGGCACGACACATCCACGGCTCGGGACTTCGATGGCACTTGCACTATTTGTTCCTGATGGCACATACAACTTGGGGACTTGGGTGGTTCCTGTGGCTTTATAGGAGATTCCTGGATTTTTGGACACTCTTGGATTTTTGGACATTCTTGGAGCTTTGGACCCTCTTGCACGGTGTCAGGAATCGTGTCGATATATTTAGGAACACTCCTCTCGCGACAGACACTGCTCAGGCTATGTGATCTCCCGGAACATCTCAAGTTGCAAGGAGTATTCGACGTTATCGATGTAGCGTTAGATTTTATGCAACCAGATGTTGGAGTACTAAAACAAATAtagaaaatgattaaaattctagttttttataatagtaatagaggttatattacaataatttatgtacTAACTGATAGCAGTTGTCTGACGCTGCGCGGGTTAAATCTTTTGGTTGGAGAATAAATTCACAGCTTTGATTAGCACCcctgtaaacaaatatttgttatgtGGTAGCATTTCAAAAGTACTTGCTGAATACaaactatgtaagtatgtgtatGTACTGACTTTTCAGGCACATCTCC is a genomic window containing:
- the LOC126054982 gene encoding transient receptor potential cation channel subfamily V member 5 is translated as MGNTESNVTSGVKKQAGTPQQRLYKLVDIKGGGLLVDMMKRALQNKQYAEIDHAIKTKVEPFLYNKGKGRYIPISHLVLLRNKERPRHKLLPPLRSMENPDEEFDVEKDWPLVTQEEYDANPSAYRELCWDLKERGAVGETILHLCLLNASSLLANLAKRLLRFYPKLINDVYMADEYCGESVLHITIVNEDPTMAKFLLDAGANYHERCFGNFMCPEDQKASRTDSFDHEWVNVQPETNYNGYVYWGEYPLSFAACLGQEECYRLILARGADPDKQDTNGNTVLHMLVIYEKMETFDMAFEVGASLNIRNVLNLTPLTLAAKLARTEMFFHILNIEREIYWQIGATTCAAYPLGQVDTIDTETGCICKDSALNLVVFGEKDEHLGLLEGMLIDLLKTKWNTFVKFRFYRQFILFSCYFLISLVCFTLRPGPPDRALNATALNATVGPLNDTDLVIEVENCTLPLNGSDFDPGAVEIINGSKPDGPQCARFKSHSKDKDKDKRPRESDMEGWWEDLTEDCRLMNFDTWQAKVRITAELLLWVGALAYVGAALREARFLGIKMFIENLSTVPSRVMFLLSCILMLVLPTLRLWCAEEEEDHLAVIIMLTTAPYFLFFCRGFKTVGPFVVMIYRMVMGDLLRFVCIYLVFVMGFSQAYYIIFLSFDNPNTPEGVDDSVSNPMPSPMESIMAMFLMSLTSFSDYYGAFDRTDHEIEAKLLFVVYMIIVAILLVNMLIAMMGNTYQKIAETRNEWQRQWARIVLVVERGVPPAQRLKNLLAYSQPMANGKRALVLRINQKDEDKEEMKEILEMKRTHERIVAKRKQREAQMAAGKGHLMPPTPARDYPLTK
- the LOC110384239 gene encoding uncharacterized protein LOC110384239, translating into MRRALVILSLVAAIAGEAPYHLPRPGLNAPVFNYPSAPAPAPQYQPQPQFRPQPQYQPQIQPQPQFQPQPQFQPQPQFNPNSGYNYPAPSQQYIQPSHHHHSQPAPPPLAHHHHHHHHHQPAPVYIPSPAPQPLPVAQPLPAPLPVLQPQPIYQQPSGSYGVPIARAPVQAAPSFPVFAPQPAPRPQPFPQSQVNSISQVYQPISYQQQQQPQQYSQQHGYNYQQPQVVYQPQAQALPSQQLIEHSSAPVLSSYQADSNQYNIAQEQPHRDALDSLVVGRVQNIIKEDEHSVARNAGYQSLVSGVSLEQAKPSVEITSFVQTSPLVTSSGPSTSVSSSSSSSVASSPAVIPSTDYGVPTGPAVISSQSAESAPSFNFLPQNKPAISYGPPN
- the LOC126054998 gene encoding uncharacterized protein LOC126054998 isoform X1, which codes for MSSTSSSDCDNCDCCQCAFPLDDNHNSYTCQYGKSSKTSRHVPIYSTMAHPLIYYAEVPRPQNRRQTKEQPRKDNRNCFVKAFKWYTQEREPYGKCDVCPERSGFANWLDSKYVEYLRESRQLHPCELKPQPTMTIEPCPAPCISPFEPCTTRKFARIRSPWRKRRRPCNDSGDVPEKGANQSCEFILQPKDLTRAASDNCYHTPTSGCIKSNATSITSNTPCNLRCSGRSHSLSSVCRERSVPKYIDTIPDTVQEGPKLQECPKIQECPKIQESPIKPQEPPKSPSCMCHQEQIVQVPSKSRAVDVSCQCPEEKVIPVTVETQYEPIIREPSSCTDMFAPCFCTKDTGCPPLPVKQLGKKSSKTSIASKKGASGHGNRSKKPKKSKRSTVSCQCPQETVEAPSPCPPNPCACRNICAPIGDVKEVSQVFGPKPIRRQSYSTVAVNEDSCECAVKDVAIVSMVTRSLASDAVQTSDHAICFEKCGPCPPPLFLKILCADRANNECF
- the LOC126054998 gene encoding uncharacterized protein LOC126054998 isoform X2, whose product is MSSTSSSDCDNCDCCQCAFPLDDNHNSYTCQYGKSSKTSRHVPIYSTMAHPLIYYAEVPRPQNRRQTKEQPRKDNRNCFVKAFKWYTQEREPYGKCDVCPERSGFANWLDSKYVEYLRESRQLHPCELKPQPTMTIEPCPAPCISPFEPCTTRKFARIRSPWRKRRRPCNDSGDVPEKGANQSCEFILQPKDLTRAASDNCYHTPTSGCIKSNATSITSNTPCNLRCSGRSHSLSSVCRERSVPKYIDTIPDTVQEGPKLQECPKIQECPKIQESPIKPQEPPKSPSCMCHQEQIVQVPSKSRAVDVSCQCPEEKVIPVTVETQYEPIIREPSSCTDMFAPCFCTKDTGCPPLPVKQLGKKSSKTSIASKKGASGHGNRSKKPKKSKRSTVSCQCPQETVEAPSPCPPNPCACRNICAPIGEKCGPCPPPLFLKILCADRANNECF